Proteins from a single region of bacterium:
- a CDS encoding sulfurtransferase TusA family protein, translated as MKPAKTENLLGEICPMTWVRTKLALEEIGPGEVLEVWLDSGEPAGSVPESAAAEGYLVESAAARPGGGVAVRLRKPA; from the coding sequence ATGAAGCCGGCGAAGACCGAAAATCTGCTCGGTGAAATCTGCCCCATGACCTGGGTGCGGACCAAGCTTGCCCTCGAGGAAATCGGCCCGGGCGAGGTACTCGAAGTATGGCTCGATTCGGGGGAGCCGGCCGGGAGCGTTCCCGAGAGCGCCGCCGCCGAGGGATACCTCGTCGAATCGGCCGCCGCACGCCCCGGGGGCGGGGTGGCCGTCCGGCTCCGAAAACCCGCATAG